TAGCCATAAAGGATGCCGGTAAGCCACTTGTGTGCTTCCCGGCATTTTTTATTGAGGTGGGAACTCAAACGGACGTAAGGAAACCGTAGATATCCCACGCCAAATTAATAAAGGGAGGTAGAAACATGGACGACACCATCCTCATTCCTCGGGCCGCCCAAGAGATGCTGGCTCGGGACAGCACAAACCGTGGAGACCGGGAACGCCTGGCGCTGTTTTACATCCTGGGTAGCGTGTCAAAACTCAAACGGATGCAGACGCGAATCTATGATTTCAAGGAGCGCCAGATCATCCCGGAGGTACTGTCACAGGCGGACTTTTCCCATGGCGAACGGTGCATGCTCAAACTGGCCTTTCATCTGTACAACGGATGGGAGTGCCCTTCGGTACGAGACTTGTTCTCGACCTTCGACGAGGACTTTCGTACCATCGCCCTGAAGGCCATCGCCATTCGCTTCCGGTGGTCTGAACTGGTCTTCGAGCCGGAGGATGGAGCATGAACAACGCAGCCATTGGCATGATCCTGATCAGTTCGGGGGGATACGCGGCGGGTGTGTTTTTCCCGGAACAGAACCGGATGCTTTTCCCCCTGATCCTGCTGGTACTGGCTGCGGGCGGATATCTGGCAAACCGAAAGAAAAATGACCAAACGGCGCGCCTGTTCGGTGTGGCCACGGTCGTCAACATCACATGGCTGGCATCCACCTACGCACAGGGCCTCACCCTGCCGATGGCGGAACGTCTGGCCGCAATCCCATCACTGTCGGGATGGGCAAGGCGCATCCCGGTTATCGCCGCCTTGGCGCCGCCGCTGCTCCTCTCCACCGGAATAACGCTGGTCTTCGTCCGGCAGTCCCAAGGGGAGAAGATGCAGGCCAGGATGCGGCAAATCACCGATGCCGCCCGCCAGCAGGGATGGATTGCTACTCTCCTTTCACTGGGAAAAACAAATACGATAATAGACCTTTCCTATATGGACGTGGAAATCTGCAAGGATGTCGATACAAATGAGCCGGTCGCCCTTACTGGGAAGGACCGGTTTTTGCATACCGGCATCTTTGGCCCCACCGGCTGCGGCAAGACGAGCAGCATCATCAAGCCGATGGCCTATCAGGACCTCCAACGCATCGCTGATGGCCATAAACTGGGCCTGACCTTCATCGAGCCCTCCGGTGACCTTGCCGAGTGGGTTGCCGAGAAGTGCGATAAGCTGAACATCCCCTGCGTCCACGTTGACCCGGAACGGCCCGACACGAAGAAATTCAACACCATGCAGGGCAAGGACAACGACGTGGCTGAGGCCACCCGGGCAGTTCTCAAGTCCATGTTCGGGAAGCAGGAGGCCTTCTTCGCCACCGTCCAGGAGACCATGGCTAGAAATACAGTTCTGCTTCTCAAGCGCATCCACGGCGATCACATCGACTTTACGACGGTCATGCGCATCCTCCGCAACACCAACGAACTACAACAATCGGTCAGCCTGTATAAACGGATCCGCGGCAACGATGACCTGGCGGAATACTTCGATGCGGAAGTCTTCGGCTCCATGCAGGACAAGCTCTACCAGTTCGCCGCCGGCCTCCGGCAGCAGATGGCAGATATCGGAACCAACGAACTGCTCCAGCGGGTGATGAACGGCCCCTCCGATATCATCCTGGATGACCACCTGGAGAGGGGCGGGCAGGTGCTGGCCGTCAACACGGCCATGGGACCTCTGGGGAAATTGGGGGACGTGTTCGGACAGTTTGTGATGATGCACATGCAGAACGCCGTCTTCCGGCGCGACGGGGATGAATGGACCCGAACGCCCCATGTACTCTATGTGGATGAGTTTCCCCGCTACATCAACCCCGACTTCGACCGCTTCCTTACCCTCGCCCGCAAGTACCGCTGCGCCGCCGTGCTGGCATTGCAGAACTCATCCCAGTTGCTTAAGGCGGACAGCCGGGAGTTTCGG
The DNA window shown above is from Heliomicrobium undosum and carries:
- a CDS encoding DUF6075 family protein, with protein sequence MDDTILIPRAAQEMLARDSTNRGDRERLALFYILGSVSKLKRMQTRIYDFKERQIIPEVLSQADFSHGERCMLKLAFHLYNGWECPSVRDLFSTFDEDFRTIALKAIAIRFRWSELVFEPEDGA
- a CDS encoding type IV secretory system conjugative DNA transfer family protein: MNNAAIGMILISSGGYAAGVFFPEQNRMLFPLILLVLAAGGYLANRKKNDQTARLFGVATVVNITWLASTYAQGLTLPMAERLAAIPSLSGWARRIPVIAALAPPLLLSTGITLVFVRQSQGEKMQARMRQITDAARQQGWIATLLSLGKTNTIIDLSYMDVEICKDVDTNEPVALTGKDRFLHTGIFGPTGCGKTSSIIKPMAYQDLQRIADGHKLGLTFIEPSGDLAEWVAEKCDKLNIPCVHVDPERPDTKKFNTMQGKDNDVAEATRAVLKSMFGKQEAFFATVQETMARNTVLLLKRIHGDHIDFTTVMRILRNTNELQQSVSLYKRIRGNDDLAEYFDAEVFGSMQDKLYQFAAGLRQQMADIGTNELLQRVMNGPSDIILDDHLERGGQVLAVNTAMGPLGKLGDVFGQFVMMHMQNAVFRRDGDEWTRTPHVLYVDEFPRYINPDFDRFLTLARKYRCAAVLALQNSSQLLKADSREFRETVLANTRNKIWFGGLPESDAKWVERECGMVEVIDTKKSFDHHPILPSVFPERVQESAKLEPRFHYTKVMELDSFHIIHKRIQNGRPMAPGEGVCSFIRENDKKKPVSPIRDALNRFRALEERMEAYTAQGGSQEEALDLLQETARLKGEVFRLDSMVREKNRWPWEKAASRVMEDIVRRAIDQLERWEQVLAMPAEPGEEKHEEVTTSEKEVAMASEAIIPEAQPIVFLDDDLAVGGPTSNTQPVPVVSSEAPAAPVPPIEPQKENVPQQKSTGAMPPVDVSQLKVGKRIPGWTCPLCGRSLILRNSKHGLFAGCSGFIETGCAGKTKLPKEMLEEIRRLQAAQTEGR